One window of the Flavobacteriaceae bacterium YJPT1-3 genome contains the following:
- a CDS encoding erythromycin esterase family protein: MLLKKAALFITCILSFQAYCQNDKVVSWINSNAIKIDNASPDTELSYFKNNAPEKFKNAKIFGFGEASHHGKEFFDIKAKFFKYLVQTQNVKVFIIEDSYTAESGINKWISGGEGDIETIDENFKIVPWKCKEVVNLLKWMREYNLNKTEDQQIRFYGMDIQNVDNINFQIRELVNNYDIPVSEDLLVELDRSTEKKVDYEKTTDWADIQMPKLEEIQSILVNFQSRDSNLNDAEFYSAIRALNYLKKYTYFIQNHYSQDRDLKMFENVKWIVENLSKNSKAFIWAHNEHINYRGFGNYSRRNIYNLGKYLKEYYNDDYYSVGFDFGIGTLGGYVFKKDKSIEWKNYQMSEPYPGSYAKTLVETKDDIYFIDMQMALNDKSINFFNQKAKQIMLGGPGYNPDNVTLFKKKFSEMYDGLIFIKNISVADYGWNSN, encoded by the coding sequence ATGCTATTAAAGAAAGCTGCCTTATTTATCACTTGTATTCTATCCTTTCAGGCTTACTGTCAAAATGATAAGGTCGTTAGTTGGATAAATAGCAATGCCATAAAAATAGACAATGCAAGTCCTGATACAGAACTTTCGTACTTCAAAAATAACGCTCCCGAAAAATTTAAAAATGCCAAAATTTTTGGATTCGGGGAGGCTTCTCATCACGGGAAAGAATTCTTTGATATAAAGGCCAAGTTTTTTAAGTATTTAGTACAAACTCAAAATGTAAAGGTTTTTATCATTGAAGATTCGTACACTGCAGAATCAGGTATAAATAAATGGATAAGCGGAGGAGAGGGAGATATAGAGACTATCGATGAAAATTTTAAAATCGTGCCATGGAAGTGTAAGGAAGTAGTTAATCTTCTCAAGTGGATGAGAGAATATAATCTAAACAAAACCGAAGATCAGCAAATTCGATTTTATGGCATGGATATTCAAAATGTTGATAATATAAACTTTCAGATACGAGAGCTAGTCAATAACTATGATATTCCAGTATCTGAAGACCTCCTGGTGGAACTGGACAGGTCAACAGAGAAAAAAGTCGATTATGAAAAGACAACAGATTGGGCAGATATTCAAATGCCAAAACTAGAGGAAATACAAAGCATCTTGGTCAACTTTCAAAGTAGAGATTCCAATTTAAATGATGCTGAATTTTATTCGGCAATCAGAGCCCTAAATTATCTAAAGAAATATACCTACTTCATTCAAAATCATTACTCGCAAGATAGAGATTTGAAAATGTTTGAAAATGTCAAATGGATTGTCGAGAATCTGTCAAAGAATAGCAAAGCGTTTATTTGGGCGCACAATGAGCACATAAATTACAGGGGATTTGGGAACTATAGTAGACGCAATATTTACAATCTTGGAAAATACCTAAAAGAATATTATAATGATGATTACTATAGCGTTGGATTTGACTTTGGAATAGGAACTTTAGGTGGGTATGTCTTTAAAAAGGACAAATCAATAGAGTGGAAAAATTACCAAATGTCAGAACCTTATCCAGGATCCTATGCAAAAACATTAGTAGAGACAAAGGATGACATTTACTTTATTGATATGCAAATGGCACTAAACGATAAGTCCATTAATTTTTTTAATCAAAAAGCTAAGCAGATAATGCTCGGTGGACCTGGTTACAACCCTGACAATGTTACCCTTTTTAAAAAGAAATTTTCAGAAATGTACGACGGATTAATTTTTATTAAAAATATATCAGTGGCAGATTATGGCTGGAACAGTAATTAA
- a CDS encoding CTP synthase has protein sequence MATTKYIFVTGGVSSSLGKGIIAASLAKLLQARGYRVTIQKLDPYINVDPGTLNPYEHGECYVTQDGAETDLDLGHYERFLNVNTSQANNVTTGRIYQSVIEKERRGEFLGKTVQVVPHITNEIKERIQILGKTGEYDIILTEIGGTVGDIESLPYIESVRQLKWELGAGNSLVIHLTLIPYLSAAGELKTKPTQHSVKTLMESGIQANVLVCRTEHELSDDLREKLALFCNVEKDSVIQSIDASTIYDVPNMMLEEGLDLISLQKLNLPEKNAPDLKRWNEFLQRHKNPQGEVTIGLIGKYVELPDSYKSIQEAFIHAGAENEVRVNVVSIHSEFITDKVINEQIAGLDGLLVAPGFGERGVEGKIRAVQYAREHNIPFLGICLGMQMAVIEYARNVLAKLESTSEESESALTQSSPDGRESHKFDFAKANSTEMDPNTPEPVIDIMEEQKSITHMGGTMRLGAWDCELKEGSIVREVYGTDKIDERHRHRYEFNDAYRERMENAGLKVTGTNPDTGLVEIVEIPEHPWFVGVQYHPEYKSTVANPHPLFVAFVKAAKKYADQKQAVNVAP, from the coding sequence ATGGCCACAACCAAGTATATATTCGTTACGGGCGGAGTATCTTCCTCCTTAGGGAAAGGCATCATCGCCGCCTCCCTGGCAAAACTCCTCCAGGCCCGCGGCTACCGGGTTACCATCCAAAAATTAGATCCCTACATCAATGTCGATCCGGGTACGCTCAATCCCTATGAACACGGCGAATGCTACGTCACTCAAGACGGTGCCGAAACCGATCTCGACCTGGGCCATTACGAGCGTTTCCTTAATGTCAATACCTCACAGGCCAACAACGTGACCACCGGGCGTATCTACCAAAGCGTGATCGAAAAGGAACGTCGCGGTGAATTCCTGGGCAAAACGGTACAGGTAGTGCCTCACATCACTAACGAGATCAAAGAACGCATCCAGATCCTGGGTAAGACCGGTGAATACGACATCATCCTCACCGAAATTGGCGGCACCGTAGGCGATATTGAGTCCCTGCCCTACATTGAGAGCGTACGCCAACTCAAATGGGAACTGGGCGCCGGAAATTCCCTGGTCATTCACTTGACGCTTATTCCTTACCTGTCGGCTGCCGGCGAACTCAAGACCAAACCCACCCAGCATTCGGTCAAGACCCTTATGGAAAGCGGGATCCAGGCCAATGTCCTGGTCTGCCGTACCGAACACGAACTCAGCGACGACCTGCGTGAAAAACTGGCGCTCTTCTGCAACGTAGAAAAAGACTCCGTCATCCAGTCCATAGACGCCTCCACCATTTACGACGTGCCCAACATGATGCTGGAAGAAGGCCTGGACCTGATCAGCCTGCAAAAACTCAACCTGCCCGAAAAGAACGCGCCCGACCTGAAGCGTTGGAACGAATTTTTACAGCGGCATAAGAATCCACAAGGCGAAGTGACCATTGGCCTGATCGGGAAATACGTCGAGCTGCCGGATTCCTATAAATCCATACAGGAAGCCTTTATTCACGCCGGGGCAGAGAACGAAGTACGCGTCAATGTGGTCTCCATCCACAGCGAGTTCATTACCGATAAGGTGATCAACGAGCAGATCGCCGGCCTGGACGGCCTCCTGGTCGCGCCCGGTTTTGGCGAGCGTGGGGTAGAGGGCAAGATCCGCGCGGTGCAATACGCCCGCGAGCACAACATCCCCTTCCTGGGCATTTGCCTGGGCATGCAGATGGCCGTGATCGAGTATGCACGTAATGTACTCGCAAAATTGGAGAGCACTTCTGAGGAGTCTGAGTCCGCTTTAACGCAAAGCTCTCCCGATGGTCGTGAATCTCACAAGTTCGATTTCGCGAAAGCAAACTCCACCGAAATGGATCCTAACACCCCCGAGCCGGTCATCGATATCATGGAGGAACAGAAAAGCATCACCCACATGGGTGGCACCATGCGTCTGGGCGCCTGGGACTGTGAACTTAAGGAAGGCAGCATCGTACGTGAGGTCTACGGCACCGACAAGATCGATGAGCGCCATCGCCATCGCTATGAATTTAATGACGCGTATCGCGAAAGAATGGAAAATGCCGGACTTAAAGTCACGGGGACCAATCCGGATACCGGCCTGGTGGAGATCGTCGAGATCCCTGAGCATCCCTGGTTTGTCGGGGTGCAGTACCATCCCGAATACAAGAGTACGGTGGCCAATCCGCATCCGCTCTTTGTCGCCTTTGTCAAAGCCGCCAAAAAGTATGCAGACCAAAAACAAGCCGTCAATGTGGCACCCTAA
- the yidC gene encoding membrane protein insertase YidC has product MEEKKFDIQSTIGFLLIGAILIWMLYDRAPSEEEAAEQAQEEQVVEAPESTPATTTLEDPTVRAAAGDSLARVQLQSRLGAFAYSGTLPSAQEGTTVIENNVMELKVSNKGGYITEARLKQFNTYDSLPVYLIKDGNSTFNLSFNTTDNRKLNTRDLYFEPQLSKNGDNNVLTMRLKTGPDAFMEYRYELQPDDYMLNFGLRTQNLEQTLDTSEPMRLVWDFKGYRHARSIEYENRYTRLTYEYEDGKHDKLSPTGEDSELEQDVSWMNYRQHFFSSMLLTDNPFPEVLLSSYDLVEDAEVDTVYTKRYKADMLLEAENGGLNYAMNMYYGPTDYQVLNNYDRNLDEAMPLGWGIFGWINKYLVIPFFGFLMSFMPAGVAIIVLTIVFKLMLSPVQYKQYVSQAKMKILKPEIQVISEKYKDNAVKKQQETMKLYSQAGASPMAGCAPALLQIPVFYALFTFFPSAFDLRQKSFLWVEDLSSYDKIAELPFTIPFYGDHVSLFPILAALAIFFSMRLTSGNQMSQAPTQEGMPDMGKMMKYMMYFSPLLMLFFFNNYASGLSLYYFVSNLLTIGIILVIKKYIIDEDKIHAKIEEKKKQPKKQNRFQRKMAEMMEQAEKQKQAGKR; this is encoded by the coding sequence ATGGAAGAAAAGAAATTTGATATTCAAAGTACCATCGGGTTCCTGCTCATCGGAGCCATTCTCATCTGGATGCTCTACGATCGCGCCCCCTCTGAAGAGGAGGCAGCCGAGCAGGCTCAGGAAGAGCAAGTGGTAGAAGCCCCGGAATCCACCCCCGCCACCACCACCCTGGAAGATCCTACGGTACGAGCCGCCGCCGGCGACAGCCTGGCTCGGGTACAATTGCAAAGCCGTTTAGGCGCGTTTGCCTATTCGGGTACCCTACCCAGCGCTCAGGAAGGCACCACGGTGATCGAGAATAACGTCATGGAACTCAAGGTAAGCAACAAGGGAGGCTACATTACCGAAGCCCGCCTCAAGCAGTTCAATACCTACGATTCCCTGCCGGTCTATTTGATCAAAGACGGGAACTCGACCTTCAATCTGAGCTTCAACACCACCGATAACCGTAAGCTGAACACCCGCGATCTCTACTTTGAGCCCCAACTGAGCAAGAATGGAGACAACAATGTACTTACCATGCGCCTGAAAACCGGCCCGGATGCCTTTATGGAGTACCGCTACGAACTGCAACCGGACGATTATATGCTGAATTTTGGCCTGCGCACGCAAAACCTGGAGCAGACTTTGGACACCAGCGAGCCCATGCGCCTGGTCTGGGATTTTAAAGGCTACCGCCACGCCCGCAGTATCGAATACGAAAACCGCTATACCCGTCTGACCTACGAATACGAAGACGGCAAGCACGACAAGCTGTCACCCACGGGAGAAGACAGCGAACTGGAGCAGGACGTGAGCTGGATGAACTACCGCCAGCATTTCTTCAGTAGCATGCTCTTGACCGATAATCCTTTTCCGGAAGTGCTCCTAAGCTCGTACGACCTGGTGGAAGATGCCGAAGTAGATACGGTCTATACCAAGCGCTACAAGGCAGACATGCTCTTAGAAGCAGAGAACGGCGGACTCAATTACGCCATGAATATGTACTACGGCCCTACGGATTATCAGGTGCTGAACAATTACGACCGCAACCTGGATGAAGCCATGCCTTTAGGCTGGGGGATCTTTGGTTGGATCAACAAATACCTGGTCATCCCCTTCTTTGGCTTCTTGATGAGCTTTATGCCCGCCGGGGTGGCCATCATTGTATTGACCATCGTCTTTAAGCTGATGCTTTCTCCGGTACAGTACAAGCAGTACGTGAGCCAGGCGAAAATGAAAATTTTAAAGCCGGAGATCCAGGTGATCAGTGAGAAGTACAAAGACAACGCGGTCAAAAAGCAGCAGGAGACTATGAAGTTGTACTCCCAGGCCGGGGCCAGTCCCATGGCCGGATGTGCGCCTGCCTTATTGCAGATCCCGGTGTTCTATGCCTTATTTACCTTTTTCCCTTCGGCCTTTGACCTGCGTCAAAAGAGCTTTTTATGGGTAGAAGATTTGTCCAGCTACGATAAGATCGCTGAACTGCCGTTTACCATTCCGTTCTATGGAGATCACGTGAGTTTATTCCCCATCTTGGCGGCTTTGGCCATTTTCTTCTCCATGCGATTGACCTCGGGCAATCAAATGAGTCAGGCGCCTACTCAGGAAGGCATGCCCGATATGGGGAAAATGATGAAATACATGATGTATTTCTCACCCCTGTTGATGTTGTTCTTCTTTAACAACTACGCCAGCGGCTTGAGTTTGTACTATTTTGTGTCTAACCTATTGACCATCGGGATCATCCTGGTGATCAAGAAGTACATCATTGATGAAGATAAGATTCACGCCAAGATCGAAGAAAAAAAGAAGCAGCCCAAAAAGCAGAATCGCTTCCAGCGTAAAATGGCTGAGATGATGGAGCAAGCCGAAAAGCAAAAGCAGGCCGGTAAACGCTAA
- a CDS encoding fasciclin domain-containing protein: MNTLSKISRLWLVAALVLGLSSCSDDDDGGDPVPATQTIAEIVTDDSDFSNLLAALQQTGLDATLADADANFTVFAPTNAAFEAYLGDTALSEVPNDVLTALLLNHVLITEEMAFDLETGYYATAGTYGTSSSNIDLYVTKNGDNVLINGGSALDGGANVTLADVNATNGVIHVVDAVIELPTIVTFVSVDPSFDTLLAALSRDDQPDFPGILSQTEVSAGADFNPPYTVFAPNNDAFNDLLLELDPTGETALGDIDGATLTAALLLHVINGANVTAADLEAGVVQTAGGEVTLTLDTPPTITDARGRVSTILVTDVQTSNGVIHAIDTVLLPPSEEEPQ; this comes from the coding sequence ATGAACACTTTATCAAAAATAAGCCGGCTGTGGCTCGTAGCAGCACTTGTATTGGGTCTAAGCTCGTGTAGCGATGACGATGACGGAGGTGATCCGGTACCGGCCACCCAAACCATTGCAGAGATCGTGACCGACGACTCCGATTTTTCCAATTTATTAGCCGCATTACAGCAAACCGGCCTGGATGCCACCCTGGCGGATGCGGATGCGAACTTTACCGTTTTTGCACCTACCAATGCAGCTTTTGAAGCCTATTTGGGAGATACGGCCTTGAGCGAGGTGCCCAACGACGTATTGACTGCTCTTTTGCTGAATCACGTCTTGATCACCGAAGAAATGGCGTTTGATCTGGAAACCGGATATTATGCCACTGCAGGAACCTATGGAACCAGCTCCAGTAATATCGATCTGTACGTAACCAAGAATGGCGACAATGTATTGATCAATGGTGGAAGCGCCCTTGACGGAGGTGCCAACGTAACGCTGGCTGATGTGAACGCGACCAATGGGGTCATACATGTGGTCGATGCCGTGATTGAATTGCCCACCATCGTCACCTTTGTTAGTGTAGACCCAAGTTTTGACACCTTATTGGCAGCCTTGTCTCGTGATGACCAACCGGACTTCCCGGGGATCTTGTCGCAAACCGAGGTAAGCGCAGGTGCTGATTTCAATCCACCCTATACCGTATTCGCACCGAATAATGATGCGTTCAACGATTTGTTATTGGAGTTAGATCCTACGGGAGAAACTGCCTTGGGAGATATTGACGGAGCAACCTTGACTGCGGCTTTATTGCTGCACGTGATCAATGGAGCCAATGTGACTGCTGCTGATCTGGAGGCCGGAGTGGTTCAAACCGCCGGCGGAGAAGTGACCCTAACCCTGGATACACCGCCTACCATTACGGATGCCCGCGGCCGCGTAAGCACCATCCTGGTGACCGATGTGCAGACCTCCAACGGAGTGATCCACGCCATTGATACCGTATTGTTGCCCCCTTCAGAAGAAGAGCCGCAATAA
- a CDS encoding toll/interleukin-1 receptor domain-containing protein, whose amino-acid sequence MSKSIRKRGMKIFISHSSKNENYGNLLVGLLRDLGVNEKEIIFTSNVAYGIPVAENIFHWLKSQIEEKPFVIYLLSKEYYKSIACLNEMGAAWIVESEHAAIFTPNFDLSSQEFQNGALDPREIGFKINDEDRFLSFIQILSKYFKITESHVIISQSVKKFIADINRIKEETTNVLQVSPESVNMKASSSPKKGVKLVPKADSNSTNKNKEDLFSKFLNLVVTDKLKQDELLLFHYIIDTTNVRLKTGWQEEQEILKIKDWEKINDIKNILSKNYSGVLRKFELRGFTEVSQVTSSDNPKEVKVKDEIALNVLDLPNNVLSKIEEVVQNNFYEHPEEVENENDYDNLPF is encoded by the coding sequence ATGTCAAAATCAATTAGAAAAAGAGGAATGAAAATTTTTATATCACACTCATCCAAAAATGAGAATTACGGAAATTTACTAGTTGGGTTATTGAGGGATTTAGGTGTGAATGAAAAAGAAATAATATTTACAAGTAATGTGGCATATGGAATTCCTGTGGCAGAAAACATATTTCATTGGTTAAAATCACAAATAGAAGAAAAACCATTTGTTATCTACCTTCTTTCTAAAGAATATTATAAAAGTATTGCGTGCTTAAACGAAATGGGAGCTGCTTGGATTGTTGAAAGTGAGCATGCAGCAATTTTTACTCCTAATTTTGATTTATCAAGTCAGGAATTCCAAAATGGAGCACTTGACCCACGAGAAATAGGTTTTAAAATTAATGATGAAGATAGATTTTTATCGTTTATACAAATACTATCTAAATACTTTAAAATAACAGAGAGTCACGTTATAATTTCTCAATCTGTAAAAAAGTTTATTGCAGATATTAATAGGATAAAGGAGGAAACGACGAATGTTTTGCAAGTTTCTCCAGAATCAGTTAATATGAAAGCTTCTTCTTCACCGAAGAAGGGAGTAAAATTGGTTCCAAAAGCTGATTCCAATTCTACCAATAAGAATAAAGAAGATTTATTCTCCAAATTCTTAAATTTAGTAGTAACTGATAAACTAAAGCAAGACGAACTGCTCTTATTTCATTACATAATCGACACGACTAATGTGAGATTGAAAACCGGATGGCAAGAGGAGCAAGAAATTTTAAAAATTAAGGATTGGGAAAAAATCAATGATATTAAAAATATTCTTTCTAAAAATTATTCAGGAGTTTTAAGAAAATTTGAACTAAGAGGTTTTACTGAAGTTTCACAAGTCACGAGTTCTGATAATCCCAAAGAGGTTAAAGTAAAGGACGAAATAGCACTAAATGTGTTGGATTTACCAAATAACGTACTTTCCAAAATTGAAGAAGTCGTACAAAATAATTTCTATGAGCATCCAGAAGAAGTTGAAAATGAAAATGATTACGATAACCTGCCATTTTGA
- a CDS encoding prolyl oligopeptidase family serine peptidase → MNPRLWILFVLVPVSLLSAQTSLEAIDLDQGPYAVGFQHYTATDSTRSYRIHNAFNKQQIKRPIPISMWYPATPTPTAETLTVLDYLEVLKAEEEWEHLPNYFLLDWFPYLWNTPENQAHLSEQVQAYSSTTPLAGPFPVIVYAPSYQDSSIENFALFEYLASQGFVVLSSPSRGTETRWLSGGTTKDMETQARDVEFLLKELHRFPQINPNRIALMGFSFGGLANALTVMRNPGISALLSLDGTERYNYPVLAASSYFDLERLDIPYAHLAQKVIPEDVLKSDKIPAELNTEFPLYDSLTQSSVYRYRFHDLTHSYFSSFGVLFANRDPRQDKSEAEIMASYKLLAEHSLQFLKATLEQDAAAIRFLENSPSQNNIPEQLLSKSLKKPQGADFDYRDFNDLAVGQDYKGLIPLYQQVIAKHPELHLEEGMLNTLGLHLSFDPQRGEQGLRVFALALYLYPESANLYDSLAEAHFYQNNMEEAILNFEKSLALNPNNQNAINRLRALRN, encoded by the coding sequence ATGAACCCACGGCTTTGGATCCTTTTTGTACTTGTTCCCGTCAGCCTGCTCTCGGCACAAACTTCTCTAGAAGCGATCGATCTGGATCAGGGACCCTATGCGGTGGGATTTCAACACTATACCGCGACTGACAGCACCCGCAGTTACCGCATCCACAACGCCTTTAACAAGCAACAGATCAAGCGGCCCATCCCGATCAGTATGTGGTATCCGGCCACGCCTACTCCTACAGCGGAAACCTTAACGGTTCTGGATTATCTGGAAGTCCTTAAAGCCGAAGAGGAATGGGAGCATTTGCCCAATTACTTTCTACTGGACTGGTTTCCCTATCTCTGGAACACTCCGGAAAACCAGGCCCATCTTTCAGAGCAAGTGCAGGCGTATTCGAGCACCACTCCCCTGGCCGGTCCTTTTCCGGTGATCGTTTACGCCCCCAGCTACCAGGACTCCTCCATCGAAAATTTTGCCCTGTTTGAATATCTAGCCAGTCAAGGCTTTGTGGTCCTCTCGAGTCCGTCGCGAGGCACTGAAACCCGATGGCTGAGCGGAGGAACCACCAAGGATATGGAAACCCAAGCCCGGGATGTGGAATTTCTGCTTAAGGAGCTCCATCGCTTCCCTCAGATCAATCCCAACCGTATCGCCCTGATGGGCTTTAGCTTTGGCGGCCTGGCCAATGCACTCACCGTCATGCGCAACCCAGGCATTAGCGCCCTGCTCAGTCTGGACGGTACCGAGCGGTACAACTATCCGGTCCTGGCCGCATCCTCCTATTTTGATCTGGAGCGTCTGGACATCCCCTACGCCCACCTGGCACAGAAGGTCATTCCGGAAGATGTTTTGAAAAGCGATAAGATCCCGGCGGAATTGAATACGGAATTTCCCCTGTACGATTCTCTGACCCAGAGTAGCGTCTATCGCTATCGCTTTCACGATCTGACCCACTCCTATTTCAGTTCGTTTGGGGTGTTGTTCGCCAACCGGGACCCCAGGCAAGATAAGAGCGAAGCTGAGATCATGGCTTCCTATAAACTCCTTGCCGAGCACAGCTTACAATTCCTCAAGGCTACTTTGGAACAGGATGCTGCGGCCATTCGGTTTCTGGAAAACAGTCCGAGTCAAAACAATATACCCGAGCAACTGCTTTCCAAAAGCCTAAAAAAACCGCAGGGCGCCGACTTTGACTACCGGGATTTTAATGATCTGGCGGTAGGTCAGGACTATAAAGGGTTGATACCGCTTTATCAACAAGTGATCGCCAAGCATCCCGAATTGCATTTGGAAGAAGGCATGCTGAACACCCTGGGACTGCATTTGTCTTTCGATCCGCAGCGGGGGGAACAGGGCCTCCGGGTTTTTGCATTGGCGCTCTACCTGTATCCCGAATCGGCCAATTTGTACGACAGCCTGGCCGAAGCGCATTTTTATCAGAACAACATGGAGGAGGCGATTTTAAATTTCGAGAAATCCCTGGCCTTAAATCCGAACAATCAAAATGCCATTAATCGATTGCGAGCGTTGAGGAATTAA
- a CDS encoding fasciclin domain-containing protein codes for MKNLFYLSRLFLVAVLLVGFTSCSDDDDGDVQMTENTIADFVADNPNYSSLLAALQQTGLDATLDGAGSFTVFAPDNAAFDAYLGGTALADVDNDVLTQLLLNHVIGQELPASAISTGYIKTSAQESSTAANIDMYIDTTSGITINGEVDVDVANANIETDNGIIHPVNAVIEIPTIVTFATTNPALSSLVAALTDEGNTTFVGLLSDTNADFTVFAPTNAAFDTFLDGATLDDIDNAALAQVLSNHVVPGAVALSTGLSNSYVNTAATFDGNADEPISLYINTDQDVTLNGYSDVVQADIVAGNGVVHVVNAVIDLPDVTTFVVADPNFNILLDALTREPDFTYVATLQASGTPAPFTVFAPNNEAFAALLTDLQLESLADVPAATLAATLELHVITEANVRSEDLPALNDTQVTTLNGADITIDANTPGVLDPDGGLNEIIVTDVQAANGVIHVVSRVLRDLN; via the coding sequence ATGAAAAATCTATTTTATTTATCCCGACTGTTCTTAGTAGCAGTCCTTTTAGTTGGATTCACCTCCTGTAGCGACGATGACGATGGTGATGTCCAAATGACTGAGAATACCATCGCCGATTTTGTCGCTGACAATCCTAATTATTCTTCCTTATTAGCCGCCCTGCAACAGACCGGACTGGATGCCACTTTGGACGGAGCAGGTTCCTTCACCGTATTTGCTCCAGACAATGCGGCCTTCGATGCCTATTTAGGCGGAACCGCTCTGGCTGACGTAGATAATGACGTACTTACTCAATTACTCTTGAATCACGTGATCGGTCAGGAGTTACCGGCCAGTGCTATTTCGACGGGCTATATTAAGACCTCTGCGCAAGAATCATCTACTGCAGCGAATATCGACATGTATATTGATACCACTTCCGGAATCACCATCAATGGTGAAGTGGATGTTGATGTCGCCAATGCGAACATTGAAACGGATAACGGAATCATTCATCCGGTTAACGCTGTGATTGAAATCCCTACCATCGTTACTTTCGCCACTACCAATCCGGCTTTATCCTCTTTGGTAGCCGCCTTGACTGATGAAGGCAATACGACTTTTGTAGGTCTGCTGTCTGACACCAATGCTGATTTTACCGTATTTGCCCCAACCAACGCTGCTTTCGACACCTTTTTAGACGGAGCGACGCTGGACGATATTGACAATGCGGCCTTAGCACAAGTGCTTTCTAATCATGTAGTACCCGGAGCTGTAGCCTTGTCTACCGGACTGTCTAACTCCTATGTTAACACTGCGGCAACTTTTGACGGGAATGCCGATGAGCCTATTAGTTTATACATCAACACCGATCAGGACGTTACTCTGAACGGCTATTCAGATGTGGTGCAGGCTGACATCGTAGCCGGAAATGGTGTGGTGCATGTCGTTAATGCCGTGATCGACCTTCCGGACGTGACTACCTTTGTAGTTGCTGACCCGAACTTTAATATTCTATTGGATGCCCTCACCCGCGAACCCGACTTTACTTATGTAGCGACTTTACAGGCCTCAGGGACACCAGCACCTTTTACGGTCTTTGCTCCCAACAATGAAGCCTTTGCTGCTTTATTGACCGACTTACAATTGGAAAGTTTGGCCGATGTACCGGCAGCGACTTTAGCGGCAACCTTGGAGTTGCACGTCATTACCGAAGCGAACGTGCGCTCAGAAGACTTGCCTGCACTTAATGATACTCAGGTCACTACCCTGAACGGAGCCGACATTACCATTGATGCCAACACCCCCGGGGTATTGGATCCGGATGGCGGATTGAACGAAATCATCGTAACTGATGTACAAGCGGCTAATGGAGTGATCCATGTGGTGAGCCGCGTGCTTAGAGATTTGAATTAA